The Megalops cyprinoides isolate fMegCyp1 chromosome 9, fMegCyp1.pri, whole genome shotgun sequence genome has a window encoding:
- the tp53i13 gene encoding tumor protein p53-inducible protein 13 has product MASRILLAYCGIFLCLSLLLCFVDGSMWHGCDNGKLLLERDLLPSSMRRCPGPSWPESNQKLSSIDTKYPTQPAKPVCMDTPITYNHTIPNSGAHRPVGAESGEYLYCPPQRWVHNLQRGAAVFLYHPCVALSQHALLSVLARSCLSHYIISPFHQLSTHRPLALVSWGRTLEISHVTVLEVCNWLELNAADSIKSTMHQRGKYSLLLTRSAGAYWLKDTVWKGTQKQLAVKRQQSLKSCCVETLNTFLEGGTEMDWSRMKKSRRRRAILKTRLGDKGKDTKEMDKDNLSTEMPSSSVKVFDGRAPQSTGPDESQKFSPTHWQELNNVKESKPIQTTTGRGGTDKNQALGLQRRETDVVEKDGKAGLREQKNEGKETEGTKKTFGVSPTRKTAEVKEIHISEVQGKQERRDTLRELQSTGEEGHKGEAHTKTQRQRKNGQANLKQQTEANGHKPGNGKGTDHDGPGHCACTEMAEPAGAAVMGQRLPTPRTDEAVWAAAALGFLLVLLALSVLHTRLYQHWRTAPSLYWHDPQQDYDSVADVIHRRLKMVGRRKRRPSQSRRKECVLLPNSSTDDESE; this is encoded by the exons ATGGCTTCTCGGATCTTGCTCGCATATTGCggaatatttctgtgtttgtcgCTGCTTTTGTGCTTTGTGGACGGTTCGATGTGGCACGGCTGCGACAATGGCAAG CTTCTGCTTGAGAGAGACCTGCTCCCCTCCTCCATGCGCAGATGCCCAGGGCCATCCTGGCCAGAGTCCAACCAG AAACTCTCCAGTATCGACACCAAATATCCAACACAG CCAGCCAAGCCTGTCTGCATGGACACCCCTATCACTTACAACCACACCATCCCCAACAG TGGTGCTCATAGACCTGTGGGGGCGGAGAGTGGAGAGTACTTGTACTGTCCACCACAGCGCTGGGTCCATAACCTGCAG CGTGGAGCCGCAGTGTTCCTGTACCACCCTTGTGTcgctctctcccagcatgccctgctctctgtcctggCACGTTCCTGTCTCTCCCACTACATTATCAGTCCCTTCCATCAGCTGAGCACACACAGG CCGTTAGCGCTGGTCTCTTGGGGTCGCACGCTGGAGATATCACATGTGACCGTGTTGGAAGTTTGCAATTGGCTAGAACTGAATGCAGCTGACAGCATCAAGTCCACCATGCATCAAAGAGGGAAGTACAGTCTGTTGTTGACACGGTCAGCAGGTGCCTACTGGCTGAAGGACACAGTATGGAAAggaacacagaaacagctggCTGTGAAAAGACAACAG TCTCTTAAGAGCTGCTGTGTGGAAACTCTCAACACCTTTTTGGAGGGAGGAACTGAGATGGATTGGAGCAGAATGAAGaaaagcaggagaaggagagcaaTCTTGAAGACTAGACTTGGGGACAAAGGGAAGGATACAAAGGAGATGGATAAAGATAATCTAAGCACTGAGATGCCTTCCTCTTCAGTCAAAGTGTTTGATGGGAGGGCCCCACAGAGTACAGGCCCAGATGAATCCCAGAAGTTCAGCCCTACCCATTGGCAAGAGCTGAACAATGTAAAAGAATCAAAGCCAATACAGACCACAACAGGCAGAGGGGGGACAGACAAAAACCAAGCCCTGGGACTACAGAGGAGGGAAACCGATGTAGTGGAAAAAGACGGAAAGGCTGGGTTAAGGGAACAAAAGAATgaagggaaagaaacagaggggACAAAAAAGACGTTTGGAGTCTCACCGACACGGAAGACAGCAGAGGTGAAGGAGATCCATATCTCGGAGGTGCAGggaaagcaggagaggagggacaCTTTGAGGGAGCTTCAGAGCACGGGAGAGGAGGGACACAAAGGGGAGGCCCACACAAAGACTCAACGCCAAAGGAAAAACGGCCAAGCGAACCTCAAACAGCAAACCGAGGCCAACGGCCACAAACCAGGCAACGGCAAAGGGACAGACCACGATGGACCTGGACACTGTGCCTGCACTGAAATGGCCGAACCAGCAGGGGCCGCTGTGATGGGGCAGAGGCTCCCCACGCCCCGCACGGACGAAGCGGTGTGGGCGGCCGCAGCGCTCGGTTTTCTCCTGGTGCTGCTGGCGCTGTCGGTACTGCACACTCGACTGTACCAGCACTGGCGTACCGCGCCCAGCCTGTACTGGCACGACCCACAGCAAGACTACGACAGCGTGGCAG ATGTGATCCACAGGAGGCTGAAAATGgtgggaaggaggaagaggagaccatcacagagcaggaggaaggagtGTGTCCTTTTACCCAACTCCAGCACAGACGACGAGTCCGAATGA